In Euwallacea fornicatus isolate EFF26 chromosome 6, ASM4011564v1, whole genome shotgun sequence, the DNA window TACTCCGAACTTATTTCTtgcatttgatttttgttatttgttgtacgtcttacttaaaaattgtattttatataTCTTGGTTTTTGCAGACTTCAAATGTTTAAGttacataaaacttttatggtatttaacaatttttagaaattatgttttgCATTTCTACATATCTGGCTACTTCACAATATAAATTTACCTACGAAACACATCTGCTTTTAGTATGTATACTTAGCCAGATTATTCGCTAAATTATAAAGAACCATTTTAGTGCTCAGcacaaataaaattgttgaCTTTCAATAACCACTTAAGATAGAGCAATTTGGCAAATTCATCTTTTCATATTTGATACTTTCGTTGTAGAATCGTACTTGAATAGTATTCTATATGCCTCAATTTTACTGCATCTCCAATAAGAACGGTTGAGGCGTCTTATATACCATATAGCCCTAAATTTTAGGCTTCAAAGCAAAACCTTGAATCGCGAAGTGACATCACAAATTGATCCTGTAAGGATAGTGGCTTCAGTGGAAGAGGATATGCACACAGATTGGTAACTGACCGAATAGGCGTGTCTGGAAGAGATGTTTTCcacattttattatgttatatacatatatcgcTATTTAGAGACTAACTCTCTACAAAATATATTCAGAAGTGGCCGTAGGCGTGAAGGCAGAATCCTTACATACGCTTAACAATTAGACGAAATCTTACTATAGCAATACCAAGAAGAGAAGTGAGTCACGAACTTGGAGGTACTATTTGCTGCAACGCTAAGAAGACGAATTTTGTCTGGTTTGCGTTGTCGTCGACCAATAAGAGTTCCTCGGCTATAATCTCAACATAGATTTCATTGATTGTAGAGGGCTGAACAGCATATCCTCTTATTCGAAAGATTTTAGCACTTTGATCTTTTTTCTGATGAGACGAGAATTTATATGATAAATGATAGCCGCTGAATTTGAATCTTGAGAAAACCAACAAGAGCTGCTCAACCTGTCCATGCTTGCCCTATGTCTTCTTTTGCGAGAGGAAGTATCGAGGATTAGGCCGGTATAATATTCAACGGTCGATGGATATATTAGGGATATTCCGAATCTATGTACCAAAATATAGAGAGGGGGTATTGGTGACAGATTTGCCTTCATAAACGACAATCCCGTCCTCATTGTGTTATGACAGTAAATGGTTACCTAGAAAGCGTCTACAGTTTAGATTGGCATGCTTTATCGCCTGATCTGAACTCTATAGAAGATGATGGAGATaccttttttgaaattgtgaaCTCTCGTAGAAAATCTTCCAGAACCATCCAAGAGCTTCTTATTGCTGTTACAAAAGAAGAGCACCGTATTCTTCGAGATCTTATAGCCTACGAAGCTCAAAACATGCAGTTACGTTTTCAAGCTTGTATTGATGCcaggttttattgtttaaaatttaacagtaAACTAATTGCGGTATACgctaattgatttttaatcaaaattaattaataaataattatttcaacatttttttattcacgtAATAAAATATCTAAGAATCGAGGTGATGcaacgattttgaaactatgTGTATTTTTCGATTGGATAATTATCGAAGCTGGCTTATTTCATCGAGCAAATCTAAATCTTAgcttaaaaaaagagaaaataatcGTTATGAAATACAGAGGtgaagaattgaaatttccaCAGAGGATAAGTTGCATTTCAGATGTAGACAAGCCAGGATTGCATCAAGATACCTGCTCTAAAGTATCTTTTTCCCTCTGTCAGTACATAAACGagctaatttgaataaataccaGTAAAACCGCatgtttgaataaaacacGCATATATATTTTCAACCAAAATTCCTGTAACATAATTAGGCGGAACTTGTTTACTCCCGTCACTGTGGGAGCAGACATTTTATTGCCACAGCCAAACATTGAATTAAACTTGACTTTGAAATTCTTCAACGTGGGCAGAAACGTCCTGTCTAAGCacgtaaattaaattaaaaaagaaagccGCAAGTTCAATGTCAATGTCGatattatcattaaaaagGTGCAATTTGTAGGAAGAAGAATGGGGTTTTTGATCGAGGATCAACGATGTGAAGTAGCCGAAAAACTGGCCAATTCAGTACATGAAAACTTTAAAGCATGTAGAGATACCTACTTCGGACTGCCTCTATGGAAGGTTCGCGAGACCGAGACCTACAAGAGGCTCTGTAATAGCGAGAGGGAAATGTATGAGTTCGCCTCtgaattgattaaaaatgctGACGATTCTGTTAGGGATAGTGCAGTATTTCAGGTaggttgaaaattttaaattaaaaaaaaaacacacacactGGAACTCCGTTTTAGTCAGTTCTGAACGCCAATGTAGATGATAGAGAGAAGAAGTCTGCAATCGTTGATTTCCTAGCAGCAGGAATTTACACCTTAAAAAACAGCCTGTTATTTCTCCTGTATCAGGTAGCGCTGAATCCAGATTGTCAGGAAAACATCATTAAAGACCAAACCAAAGCATATATAAAGGCAATTTTACTCACCTTTAAATCTCACAATTCTTTATCTCACATCTCTTTAGGCATGTTCGATGGAAACTTTCCGACTTACTCCTACTGTTCATGCTTTAGCCAGAGTAACAGAGTGCGATTTGGAACTTTCAGGATTCCATGTAAACGCAGGAAGTATAGTATTATGCCAAACCTCCTTGGCGTGCAAAAACGaagtaaactttaaaaatgccaaaatattCAAGCCAGAAAGGTAATGATAATAAGTCTTACTATGCACAAAACCTGCATTCATTCAACTTTCCAGATGGTTGAATGAAGACAGAAATGAAACTGCCGCAGCTGCCGCCTACCTGGTAACCCCTTTCGGATATGGGAAAAGGATTTGTCCAGGCAAACGGTTTATTGAACAGGTATTGCCAGTAATTCTGGATAAAATGGTTCAAGATTTCGTGGTCAGTGTAGAGAAACCGATGGAACTGGCTTTTGAGTTTCTGGTTTCTCCGAAAGCGCCAGTATGTATGAGATTTAGGGATCGAATTTGATATTCGTTAGTAGCAAAGTATTGTGAATTGATAATCAGAGACTTTTATTGTTGTATGAATATCATAATTCTATtgttttatatacattttaaatttacaaaatatacatGTTTTCCAAGAGCTGTAGCTATAAATTCTGTGATAAGACTTAGAGGTTTAAGAACTTTTGTAATCATAAGGATAGTTataaattctattattttttcaaatgattttaaCAGTTCTCAGAACCTAACGGAGATAAGACGCTATAATAATACACGGAATAGGTGAAACTCGTATGAAAATAGGGATTTCGTTCAATTTGCAAATCTGATCACACTATTTTGCCCTGTATTGGATATAAACTTAGCTTCAAAAGTTTTGCATAgctaatttttctgttttaatataatttgccACAAAAACTTTTGTTATCATAATATTTAAGATTTATCATTAACAACGATTCCCTTTTTGTATcgataaacaactttttacatattttttcttaaataaaacattcgatgtttattttaatggtatgGGCTATTACCATTTTAGGGTTCGAAGGAAAACGATGAATCGCCAAGTGATACCACAAATTGATCATTCAAGAACAGCGGCTTTAGGGGACGATGAGCATTCGCAGAGGTTTGTAGCTGAGCCAATATGCGTGTCTCAAAGCTACGTTTTCCGCATATGGAATCGCCATTTAGAGACTAACTCTATGGAAGATAGACCCAAAAGTGGCCGTAGGCGGAAAGATAGAATCGCTATATGCACTTGACAATTCGGCGAAATCCTACTATGGCAAAAGTACGAAGAGGGGTTAGATATGAACTTGGAGTTGCTATTTCTTGTTCAACGCTAAGAAGACGAATCTTTCAATTTGATGTGCAATGTCGTCTACCAATAAGAGCTCATCGGCGACAATACCAGCACAGACTTTGTTGACTGCATTGGACATAAAATCACATACTCTTACCTGAAAGATTTTAGAATTTAGTTCTTTTCTTTGATGACACTAGAACTTGTCTGGCAACCACGGAATTCGAGTTTAAAGAAAACGAACAAGAGCTGCTCAATCTGCCTGTGCTTCCAGAAGTGTCAATGTTCAAAAGTTAATAACGGACAATGAATACATTAGCGACATTCTGGATCCCTCTAAAGACTATCGCGAGGGGGTGTTGAAAGTGGTAACACATTCAATGTTGATAACACATTTGGCTTCATGAAAGGCAATGCCAATCCTGATCGTACTATGACAATAAATGTCTTACTAAAAAATGGAGGTACCAATCATTTAGATTGGACTGCTTTTTCCCTTGACATGAACCCTATAGAACACGCTTAGGACATGTTTTCCAGAACTGTGAATTCTCGAAGGAATCTTCCAAGAATCATTCAGGAGTTTGTTATTGTTGCGGCCAagcaataaaaacatattttttaacaccaTATAGTTAACTTTGTTCAATTCACGCAATGACGTCTTGAAGCTTGAATTGTTGCCAAGGGTGAAAATGCTCAtcaacaatttcttttttgctttaaaaatgtttaataaaaattttcatgttttatctttagaaattgtttttatggtTTCAAATCTCattgtatattaattatggTTCAAGCTCATTGATTTTAAccaaaattcataaataaataaataattgatacTTGCACCGCATgataaaatatccaaaaactAAGGTGATGCAAaacttttgaagctatttcTATGGTAAAtgccaatttaaaaacaaaactgaCAGCCGCAAAATTTCtttactttgatattttttcctttgaaataTATCCAATTCTCActgctttttaataaaattaattttataatttttttgccgaTAATAATGTGTCAGGAACTTGAATCATCATGCAAGAACTTTCTTCatcacaattattattaagccTTCTTGTGCCTTTGAACCTTTGAagcacaaaaaagttcttttcaCGCTGATAAAGATTAGTTATCAACTCCAGCTCTGATAAGATACAGATTCTACACTATTATCTtcctgaaaaaattaaagctaTGATGGAGACGAAAGAGCCTGGTTCAAATTCGAACTTGGGCCCAAAATAGTCAAATTTGATTAGTTacaatatatattaatttatattaatttattgtgtCTCTCctccaaattcaaaataaattaataagatttagttcaacaatttttagatacaaattttcaaaaagttacatgtatttttttctcaaacttCTGTTTGCTTCAAAAATACCTGTTAATACACTCATTAAGGCGTATTTGCAGAACTATCAGGCCGCAGTTGTTGAGTGTGCATATCATTATACGCAATAGTGAAAATGCTCTTCTTCTGCGCCATTTCCGGTTTGGTAAGGACTATTCCACTATCAGCGTCTTCTTCTGGTCGCTTTTTGGGATACTGAATCTCGTATCTGAGACATAAAATTAGAACATAAAATCACCACAACGCTGGACGCAATTATAATACTAAAATATTCAGTTTCTGAACACACTGATACCTGTATTCTGAATGCTGCAGCAGAGGATGGTCTGGTCctgttgtttgttttttccCAGTGTTGTCTACTTTTTTACTAGAGCTGGCAACAGTTTCCTTACAAAGCCTCGTGTTTACTGTATTTTTTCCGACTTTTTCTACATTCAACGATGCGTCTGATTTCCTGCGAGTAGAGGCTTGCTCCTGGCTTTCGCtgctttgcttttttttattgtaccATTCCATATATCTAAATAACGAAAGATAAATTAGATTAGACACATATCTAATGCTCATACAAGTACCGTGAAGTTCTTTTCGCTGCAggtttctttgattttttatcattctttTCCCTGCCACTGCTCAGATCTGCATGGCTTTGACTTTTCTGAGCTGTGACAGCAGGTTTTCGGTCCCTGAGAGCTCTGAGATCAGATTCTGATCTATAACGCTGCTGCTTCACCTCATTGGAGTCAGTACTAAGTCTCCTCAACGAACTCCTATTAGAAGATGTCTTCCTTTTTCCTTGATCTAATGATTCAGATCGACGGGATTTTGTCACTTCTGAGGATTGAGATCGGCGCCTATAAGATGGcattaaaaccataaaatttttatattgcttTCTCACTTATGTTTCCCAGAATCCGTGGTTTTCTCTGACTGAGGACTGATGTCTTCAAGACTATCATCTGAGTACTGATCAGAAAATCTACGATCATTTTCGTAATAGCTGTCGCTCTCCTCGCTTTGATTTAACGACGCAgatatttcctttaaaacttCCCGTTTTAAAGCTGATCTAGAtgatatttaaaactttgtgaaaaattaaactttgtgGGTATTTAAATGGATAATTTAAACTAACTTTGAGACTCTGGATTTCGAGTGTTTTGCAACTCTAACGTCACTGTTAGCCCGTTTCTGCCTCAGTTGACTGGTTCgggtttgttttattttaggaGGAGCATCGCTCCCTTTATCCACACTGATGCTTTGCTTGAAAGGTTTCTCGTACTTTTCCAGAATCTCCACCTCACTTTCCTCTACAAAAATAACttacttttttagaaaaataacaaaaaagtacCAACCCAGAATAGGAGTCCGAATTTTCCTAGGTTTCATAACTCTATGCCTCCTCTTGGCTCTAGCTTTGATAATAGCGATTTCCTCATCAGAACCATCATCGCTCATCTCCCAATCAGACTGTACTCGTCTACGAGGAGGTCTAAGGTACTGAGGTTCGGTCTGGGTGCTCATGTCTTGGTCCGTTTGAGTGCCTATTGACATAATGCATGCCCCTATTTacgcaattcaaatttaaggtTGCAGAAGGTTTAAGGCATTGAATACagatataatttttacctGCAGGTAGTGATTGAGTTTCTAAACGTAAATCTCTTTCTTTTTCCAGGATTAATTGACGTAACAGAGCGTTCTGTTGTCTTAATGAGGCTTCCAGAAATTCTTG includes these proteins:
- the shd gene encoding ecdysone 20-monooxygenase, with protein sequence MIDVVTFFLGVIFFIFIGFRPPWQAKKLQDFKCKDIPGPFSVPFIGTGWLFLAGRYHTSKIPEFYRDMREKYGRIFKEEALFNIPIISVFERSDIEKVLRSTGKCPIRPPTAAVAKYRTEHPERYASTGLVNEQGEKWQFLRTSLTTVLTSPKTIQDFLPQMDEIVDDWCHLIKQSRNERGYIEHLEDLAGRLGLEAICALVLGRRMGFLIEDQRCEVAEKLANSVHENFKACRDTYFGLPLWKVRETETYKRLCNSEREMYEFASELIKNADDSVRDSAVFQSVLNANVDDREKKSAIVDFLAAGIYTLKNSLLFLLYQVALNPDCQENIIKDQTKAYIKACSMETFRLTPTVHALARVTECDLELSGFHVNAGSIVLCQTSLACKNEVNFKNAKIFKPERWLNEDRNETAAAAAYLVTPFGYGKRICPGKRFIEQVLPVILDKMVQDFVVSVEKPMELAFEFLVSPKAPVCMRFRDRI